CCACGCTGCTGCGAGTGCTGCTGGGCCTGCTGCCCAGTCAGTCTGGCGCGCTGTATTGGAATGGTCAGCGGATCCGCGACCCGGCGAATTTCCTAGTGCCGCCTCGGGCTGCCTATACGCCGCAGATTCCTCAACTGTTTAGCGCCTCCCTGGGGGAGAATCTGCTGTTGGGCCTGGGGGATGCCGTCAGTCCAGAACAGATGGAATGGGCGATCGCCACTGCTGTCTTTGATCGCGATCTTACTGCCATGCCCGAGGGGCTAGAGACCCTAATCGGCACTCGCGGCTTTCGGCTTTCTGGTGGGCAAAAACAGCGGGCCGCCGCCGCCCGCATGCTGCTGCGCCAGCCCGCCCTGCTGGTGTTTGACGACCTCTCTAGTGCCCTGGACGTCGAGACTGAACAACGCCTGTGGGAGCAGTTGTTTAACCCATCCACTCATCCACCCATCTACCCGTCCACCCATGCACCCATGCACCCCACCTGTCTGGTCGTCTCCCATCGGCCCTCAGTGCTCCATCGCGCCGATCAAATTCTGCAATTAGAAGCCGGACGCTTGGAGTTTGTCGACTCTCCTAGCGATCTACAACAGGTTGATTAGCTGGCTTAAGCCAGTACCAGCACTCGACCCAAAACTTAGCTTCGGTAGAGTAATTTATAGATTGATAAAACTAATTCTCAATGGACTGGCCGATGGGCAGGCACAGCGGCGTGTTCGACACAGGGTCGGTGATAATGCGGCTCTTGAGGGCAAATACCTGCTCCACCATCGTCTCGGTTACAACTGTAGTGGGTTGTCCCTGGGCGATGACCTGTCCATCGCGCAAAGCAACTAGATGATGGCTGTAGCGGCAGGCCATATTCAGGTCGTGGAGTACCATCACAATGGTGCGACCCCCCTGGCGATTGAGCTGGTAGAGCAGATCCAGCACTTCAATTTGGTGGGCCAGATCGAGGTAGGTGGTGGGCTCATCCAGCAACAGGGTTTCGGTATCTTGGGCCAGGGCCATGGCAATCCAGGCGCGCTGGCGCTGCCCGCCGGAGAGGGTGTCGAGGGGGCGGTTGGCAAACTCGTGTAGGTGGGTGGTGGCGATCGCCTCTTCCACCTTCAGCTCATCGTCCTTCGACCACTGCTGGAGCCAGTTTTGGTGCGGGTAGCGGCCCTGGGCCACCAGCTCGCGCACGGTCAGCCCTTCGGGGGCGGCAGGGCTTTGAGGCAAAATACCCAGGCGCTTGGCCAGGTCTTTGGTGGGCAGGTGGG
Above is a genomic segment from Nodosilinea sp. E11 containing:
- a CDS encoding ABC transporter ATP-binding protein, whose protein sequence is MLTNTATQIALTTRKLTLAYDGNVIIQGLDLAIPQGQITTLVGPNGCGKSTLLRGMARLLKPQGGTVYLDGDAIAHLPTKDLAKRLGILPQSPAAPEGLTVRELVAQGRYPHQNWLQQWSKDDELKVEEAIATTHLHEFANRPLDTLSGGQRQRAWIAMALAQDTETLLLDEPTTYLDLAHQIEVLDLLYQLNRQGGRTIVMVLHDLNMACRYSHHLVALRDGQVIAQGQPTTVVTETMVEQVFALKSRIITDPVSNTPLCLPIGQSIEN